From Chionomys nivalis chromosome 21, mChiNiv1.1, whole genome shotgun sequence, a single genomic window includes:
- the Arv1 gene encoding protein ARV1 isoform X2, producing the protein MGTGGRRGTRSGKGTEGAATAASPCLYRCIECNREARELYRDYSHGVLKITICKSCQKPVDKYIEYDPVIILINAILCKAQAYRHILFNTKINIHGKLCMFCLLCEAYLRWWQLQDSSQSPAPDDLIRYAKEWDFYRMFVIASFEQAAFFAGIFAFLWVEQPTTAKKKSNLVLLLKALLLSSYGKLLLIPAVIWEHDYTPLCLKLIKVFILTSNFQAIRVTLNTSRRLSLLAVLSGLLLESAMVCFFQRMEWDVGSDCAVYKPQDF; encoded by the exons ATGGGGACGGGCGGGCGCAGGGGGACGCGGTCCGGGAAGGGCACCGAGGGCGCGGCGACGGCTGCCTCCCCTTGCCTGTACCGTTGTATCGAGTGCAACCGGGAGGCCCGGGAGCTGTACCGGGACTACAGCCACGGCGTACTCAAGATAACCATCTGC aaatcttGCCAGAAGCCAGTAGACAAATACATTGAGTATGATCCTGTTATTATCTTGATTAATGCCATTTTGTGCAAAGCTCAGGCCTATAGGCATATTCTTTTCAACACTAAAATAAAT ATCCATGGGAAACTCTGCATGTTCTGTCTGCTTTGTGAAGCATACCTGAGGTGGTGGCAGCTGCAAGACTCAAGCCAGAGCCCAGCCCCCGACGACTTGATCCGCTACGCCAAGGAGTGGGATTTCTACAGGATGTTTGTGATTGCTTCTTTCG AACAAGCTGCCTTTTTTGCTGGCATTTTTGCTTTCCTGTGGGTAGAGCAACCCACGACAGCAAAGAAGAAGTCCAACCTGGTCCTGCTCCTGAAAGCACTGCTGCTGTCCAGCTATGGGAAGCTCCTGCTTATCCCGGCCGTCATCTGGGAGCACGATTACACACCCTTGTGCCTTAAGCTCATCAAAGTGTTTATCCTGACATCGAATTTCCAGGCCATCAGAG TGACTCTGAACACCAGCCGCAGGCTGTCCCTGCTGGCCGTGCTGAGTGGCTTGTTGCTGGAGAGCGCCATGGTCTGCTTCTTCCAGAGGATGGAGTGGGATGTGGGCAGCGACTGTGCAGTCTACAAGCCTCAGGACTTCTGA
- the Arv1 gene encoding protein ARV1 isoform X1, with translation MKPLLTWVSIFKLRILNRCLYILSLGKLEIDFKSFKISECINLFALILLCFFFFFQKSCQKPVDKYIEYDPVIILINAILCKAQAYRHILFNTKINIHGKLCMFCLLCEAYLRWWQLQDSSQSPAPDDLIRYAKEWDFYRMFVIASFEQAAFFAGIFAFLWVEQPTTAKKKSNLVLLLKALLLSSYGKLLLIPAVIWEHDYTPLCLKLIKVFILTSNFQAIRVTLNTSRRLSLLAVLSGLLLESAMVCFFQRMEWDVGSDCAVYKPQDF, from the exons ATGAAGCCACTTCTTACATGGGTGAGCATTTTTAAACTGAGGATTTTAAATAGATGCTTATACATCTTGTCATTGGGAAAGTTGGAAATAGACTTTAAGTCCTTTAAAATTTCagaatgtattaatttatttgctctgatattactttgttttttttttttttttcagaaatcttGCCAGAAGCCAGTAGACAAATACATTGAGTATGATCCTGTTATTATCTTGATTAATGCCATTTTGTGCAAAGCTCAGGCCTATAGGCATATTCTTTTCAACACTAAAATAAAT ATCCATGGGAAACTCTGCATGTTCTGTCTGCTTTGTGAAGCATACCTGAGGTGGTGGCAGCTGCAAGACTCAAGCCAGAGCCCAGCCCCCGACGACTTGATCCGCTACGCCAAGGAGTGGGATTTCTACAGGATGTTTGTGATTGCTTCTTTCG AACAAGCTGCCTTTTTTGCTGGCATTTTTGCTTTCCTGTGGGTAGAGCAACCCACGACAGCAAAGAAGAAGTCCAACCTGGTCCTGCTCCTGAAAGCACTGCTGCTGTCCAGCTATGGGAAGCTCCTGCTTATCCCGGCCGTCATCTGGGAGCACGATTACACACCCTTGTGCCTTAAGCTCATCAAAGTGTTTATCCTGACATCGAATTTCCAGGCCATCAGAG TGACTCTGAACACCAGCCGCAGGCTGTCCCTGCTGGCCGTGCTGAGTGGCTTGTTGCTGGAGAGCGCCATGGTCTGCTTCTTCCAGAGGATGGAGTGGGATGTGGGCAGCGACTGTGCAGTCTACAAGCCTCAGGACTTCTGA